The proteins below are encoded in one region of Terriglobia bacterium:
- a CDS encoding outer membrane lipoprotein carrier protein LolA, which produces MTISVPRRAAEAAGIALLLACGSALGAPERKEPSATGGGVEGPALQEVLAGFDRVQGTIRTLSAQFVETTASQLLKDPIQAKGRFFLTKPSSVLWEYAEPEVMRFSIANDQYVGYFPQRKRAERSDVHRWSERIFRIFGLGQTSAELGKFYSVRAAEPGPDDPGTRLLVLEPKKRRVRKHIEQVRLWVSASTYLPVKIELGGKDGYVRVIQFHDVQVNPVLAASLYTIEIPAGVTVTNGTSGLETVRPQGPTRPR; this is translated from the coding sequence ATGACGATCTCCGTGCCGCGTCGAGCCGCGGAAGCAGCGGGAATCGCTCTTCTCCTCGCGTGCGGATCGGCGCTCGGAGCGCCCGAGCGGAAGGAGCCGTCCGCAACCGGAGGCGGGGTCGAGGGCCCGGCGCTCCAAGAGGTCCTGGCCGGCTTCGACCGCGTGCAGGGGACCATCCGGACGCTCTCCGCCCAATTCGTCGAGACGACGGCGAGCCAGTTGCTCAAGGACCCGATCCAGGCGAAGGGCCGGTTCTTCTTGACGAAGCCGTCGTCGGTGCTGTGGGAGTACGCCGAACCCGAGGTGATGCGCTTCTCCATCGCCAACGACCAGTACGTGGGTTACTTCCCGCAGCGGAAGAGGGCGGAGCGGAGCGACGTCCACCGTTGGAGCGAGCGGATCTTCCGGATCTTCGGCCTGGGCCAGACGTCGGCCGAGCTGGGGAAGTTCTACTCGGTGCGTGCGGCCGAACCCGGCCCGGACGACCCGGGGACGCGCCTGCTCGTGCTCGAGCCGAAGAAACGTCGGGTGCGGAAGCACATCGAGCAGGTCCGCCTCTGGGTCAGCGCGTCGACGTACCTCCCGGTCAAGATCGAGCTCGGCGGCAAGGACGGGTACGTCCGCGTGATCCAGTTCCACGACGTGCAGGTGAATCCCGTCCTCGCGGCGTCCCTTTACACCATCGAGATCCCTGCCGGCGTCACGGTCACGAACGGAACGTCGGGTCTCGAAACCGTGCGCCCGCAGGGTCCGACCCGGCCGCGCTGA